One window of Chamaesiphon minutus PCC 6605 genomic DNA carries:
- a CDS encoding DUF427 domain-containing protein: MPQRIPPQPGQESVWDYPRPPRLEPVSKRIQIIFNGQTIADTTAGYRVLETSHPPVYYLPPADIQMQYLQATTRGSFCEWKGNALYYHLSVGDKRVENVAWAYPTPTKNFQSIANYLAFYAQPMDACYVNSELVTPQPGEFYGGWITKDIVGPFKGTPGSWGW, translated from the coding sequence ATGCCCCAACGCATCCCACCCCAGCCAGGCCAAGAATCAGTCTGGGACTACCCGCGACCCCCACGTTTAGAGCCTGTTAGCAAACGAATTCAGATTATCTTTAACGGTCAAACCATCGCAGACACCACTGCTGGCTATCGCGTGCTCGAAACCAGCCATCCGCCTGTATATTACTTACCCCCCGCAGATATTCAGATGCAATATTTGCAAGCGACGACACGCGGTTCTTTCTGCGAGTGGAAGGGTAATGCTCTGTATTATCACCTCAGCGTCGGCGATAAGCGCGTTGAAAACGTGGCTTGGGCGTATCCAACCCCCACCAAGAATTTTCAATCGATCGCGAATTATCTAGCTTTCTACGCGCAGCCGATGGATGCTTGTTATGTCAATAGCGAGTTGGTAACACCCCAACCTGGCGAGTTCTATGGCGGTTGGATTACCAAAGATATCGTCGGGCCATTTAAGGGCACTCCTGGAAGCTGGGGTTGGTAA
- a CDS encoding DUF2087 domain-containing protein, with the protein MPSTRKKRWIILKWLVQKFEFDRLYPEQELNAIIKPIHWDTATLRREMVGYNMLFREHSIYQRVPASDWRIDTN; encoded by the coding sequence ATCCCCTCTACACGCAAGAAACGCTGGATTATTCTCAAGTGGTTGGTGCAGAAGTTTGAATTCGATCGACTCTATCCCGAACAGGAGCTAAACGCGATAATTAAGCCCATCCACTGGGATACTGCGACTCTTCGACGGGAAATGGTTGGGTACAACATGCTGTTTAGGGAGCACAGTATCTATCAGCGCGTTCCCGCATCCGACTGGCGAATCGATACCAACTAA